The sequence ATCTTCCGACAAGTAAAACCAGCTCGAAAGTAGCAATTTACACTACGCTTGTGAATCCATTCGCTAAGTATGCTCTGATGCTAAAGCCAGTCATAAGTGCACTTGAAAGTCATCTCACATCGAGCCCTAATAGAGGACTTAGCATCGTTATTAGAACCGGATTGGTACTAAGCACGATCACAGTAGCCGTAGCAGTCCCTTTTTTCGGATACCTCATGTCACTTGTTGGCGCGTTTTTGAGTGTTACAGCTTCAATTATACTGCCTTGTGTTTGCttcttgaagatttctggagcttatcGGAGATTTGGGTTTGAGATGGCTTCGATATGGGTGATTGTGTTGGTAGGTGGTGTAATTCTAGTTGTTGGGACTTACACCGCTTTGGATGAGATAATTGAAAATTTGTTATAATAAAGATTGGATTCCATATATATTGCAAAGCGAAGGAATATTGCTACCTTAATTTGTTTGTCCGAAAAAAGATGGAATTTCATTAAAATTTTGTCCAAGATCCTAGATTTATCTCAGGGACACAGATGGTTTTAACTTGCGTGACAAAGTGGAAGAGTATTTGATCTGTGGTATGAATGGACAGGCAACTTCAAGTTTTGAACGTGTATTTTTTTGATTGATTGCACGATGAAAAGAATGTGTCTGTTCCTTCCTAAAATCCGTTTTATATATGATAGCATACTTGTACAATTAGGCTACGTAAACCCGATAAAAACAATCAGCAATACATACAAACTTGAAAGCCCATTTGTGTCTGAACGAAAAGTAATATTCTTTGTCAATTTCTTTGAACTGCCTGAGCTTGAGTTCAATGGGTTTATTTTACAAGACATCGTTTATGGGATCGATCAATGATTCTGTCCTCTTTCTTCACAAGACAAAGACTTTGATTAGTCGTATGAACATAAGGCTCAACAGAAAGAGTTCTTGATGTTTCGCCTGGGATGCGCAAAACATTGGGAACACAGGGAAGATTTAGGAATAAGAACAAGAAGCTGAGAACGACGTAAATGGAGGTATTGATTGTATTTGCTCCTTTGTTCCTCGCAGCAACAGGGAATTCAAAAAACCAAATTGGATGGCTTGAACCAAGTAAGGACATGGTATTGAAACACAAACCTAAAATGGTACTGTTGAATATATGTGCCTAAACAAAATATGAATCCATATAAAACCTAGTCACAAGGTAGGGCTTAGCTAATGTGGATGTCCCCTCTTCTGCGACCCAATAATAACTCTCTACCCCGGTTCTTCCCTCTATCTTTTACTATTCCCTCCTAGATCGCTTGACCAGTGGCATCGAACCATTGCTGTGTAAGCTGCATCCAAGGACCCCATAAAACCACCTTATTACTTTGAAAAGTAGAGgccaaaaaacaaaaagaaagaaTGGAAGGAGCAGATCCCATGTATTCTCATGGAGCCGTGGACATTACTGCTCATATAACTCCCAGCCACCAAGCACGAACCCTTCCCCTACAGGTACTGAAAGTCTGAATGGATGCACATCAAACAGAGATCCTTTATTTTACTTTATGGCTCCTTTAAATACATTTGTTGGTCCACTACTCCACTCGTGTATCAAGTTTATGTCTATCAAAGTGCTAAGGTGTATCATCTATGTAAGTCTATCTGCAATTTGGTTTCCTTGTCCAAAAATTTAAGAGGTTGATAATCCAATCTTTTCAGATCAGTGGCTGTGTATTTGTAGGTACTCAACACAAACCAATGCAAAAACCAATAAAAGAATCCACCAATCTTGCACCGGGTTTGTCTCAAAATACTTTTTGAATATTTCAGACTTTGTATTTTAGAAACTTGAGGATGTACTTATTTGTCCTGTGGATAGATGAAACTCACTTTtgaattaaaagatttgaaGTCCTGAGAATTAAAAAGCTCCCTAAGAGtccataaaaaaaacaaaaaaacaaaggtATGCGCTCACTAGATCTTTGTTTCACatttcaaaaatcatcaaaACACAAAGCAATCAAGTATCAGTAAAGATAAACAAATTAGAACTATCAAATATCACAGAAAATGGTTTTAGAATGTTACAGGTAATCGTCAAATAAACAGTTTGTATATTATACTGTTCATATAACTTATTCCAATAGGTCTTGATGAGCTTATTCAAATGTATATTGTGTTCAATGGAGACTGACTTAATATATCTCATTGCTATAGCCACTTCGTTACTGAACAAAATCCTAATGATTCTATTGACACTATTTCTTTACCTTTCGAGATTTCCTCGGTCCCGGAACCTCCATTCTGCCAACAGAACACCCACACCGTGCTCGAAAAACAAGAACTGCCCTCCCATTAGGTGGAGCCATCTTTTTCAGCTCTGCCTCCAATTCTCTATGGTGATCACGATGCAATTCAAACAGTCCCCTGTTTAATGCAGCCTTTTCTAGATACTCAGGTTTCTTGAGGCAATCCTCTGTCTCTATTTGAATATCGAATTCGGGGGCATTATGCAGACCACGACAGCCATTTTTACCACATCTCCTATCTGTACACACCATGATCCCCACAAGTGCCATTGCTGAGAATAAAATGCTAAGTCCTAAGCACCCAAATAACAAAGGGGAATGAACAATCTCCTCAGTTACAACATCTACAACTTCTTCACCAAGTTCAATACCTTTACGCGCTAAAATCTGCGCATAAGGATAGAACAAGAATCCACAGGCGCCTACAACAGCAATCAAGATTACAACATCAATTATAGCAGAGCGAGATTGCTCACAAGCAGGGATGTTCAATTGATTCGTAGCGTTTGATATCCTTTTGTTCTTGTGGAACTGGTTGATTTGCCGAAGTTTCAAGCAAGGGTCGGTTGAGTTCACAGATTTGGCCATCTCTATATGCTGCTCAGCCGAAATCGAGCTTTGAAAAAAGACCATTTGGATTGTGATTACACCGAATCAAGCCCTAGATCGACTCACTCAAGAACCAACCAATCAAGATCAAATTTTTAATCAGACCCACAACCAAACAGTAGATTTTCAGATCAACCCACTTCAAGAATCGGCGAGATATTTGGTTTTCAACGAACAAAACGATCGAAATTCGTCGGTGGCCACCCAATCTTTATTCATGAAACAACTCAAGATCGTCCCACGTTTGCTAAATCGATATGATCAAGGATAACAAAAAATCTAACTACAGATTATTAGAGATTAAAAAATGGAGATCCAAAGGCAAGAGAACAATAAATCTCGGCCGGCTGGTGATTGTGAGAAGCAGAGACGAGACGCAATGAAGTCAATGTCATTACAGACAGTCTCATACCTTCTATTCTACCTTGTGTTGCATTATGCCTTTTTAATTATCGTTTACTTATCGCAATATGATGAAGCGAATGGCTCATAAATTAGACACGGTAAAATTAAAACCTCAAGCTTCTTTTCTTATTGGATTTTGTGGGCCGTTGTGTATGGTTCATATAAAATGGATTCCATTTCCAATTAGAGTGGCGGATTAAAATCCAACTATTCAGCAACTATGTTTGCTTGTAATACAGTGACATAAATTTTATCCAATATGAGAGAGATTTGGATTCGATGTCGCTTGAGAGCAAAGGAATCGAACCATTTGGATATTGCTCTAGTTTTGATATTTTCCGTTTTTTTTATGGAGTGTAACATCGATCTCCAATTATATATTAGTCACGGATCCTTGGACCTTGGTAGCTTCGAAAGTGTATATAGGCACATCATTAGGGGCGGATTCAGAATTGTAAATTTGAGGGAGCCGCATACTAGGTGATGACATTGTGCGATGATGACGGAGCTATCAATTTCTAATGAGAGTCTTTATTTTCGCTCTTTCAGAATTGTAGTTCGTTCATTAGTTTCATAAAACTTTGTATTTGTGTGTGATAAATATAAACAAGAAAAAATTTGAGAACTAGAAGACACGAACCTTGAGCAAATGTAAAAGAAAGAAAGATCTCAAAATCAATGAATATATATTGGAgtgtgaataaataaataaataaataatgcacATACacagtgtatatatatatatgtttttttgtaTAACAATAAAAGTTTGAAGAATTTCAAGGACCAAGGAGATTCGTCATTACtagtgtaacacccggtatttttaattacataaatctgcctgcataattaggatatttaattatttaaatttatgattcatgggttaaataattatgtgaattatttgtgcatgatttaatttatttttaagcatttaacccataattagtgatttttttatgatttttagtattttattatttaatcgcgtagacgggaccatggacggacgagatgacaactttccacccaaattattttaggagcctttttggagccttaaaatattattttgagttttattatcccaaaattttaagtatttaattttatttaattttaggggtcatttttatctaaaattagtcaaaacattgactttttagtatttttaaaatttccctaaAATTATATTTCGAGATTCTTAATtaggttatcagatttttaagagtttaagttgtttattatttatttttaaaacctctttatttaattagttagcttatattttaattaaaccaAAAATTTAACCTATTCTACCCAAAACCCTAGCATTAGCCGACATCTCTCCTTCCTCCCAAGCAGCCGACAccccatcatcatcttcttcatcggttCAAGGCACCTCCTAGACTCCATAACCATTTTTCTTCGAAGCTTCAAGTTtactcgtcgtcccgtcgtcccggaaacgtcctacgtgCGTGCTAATCGacttctacggtgaaaggcatgattttctttcaATTTGTTTGTACCAATCAGATATATATATCGTGTTAATGGTGTAGGCATTAAAGTTTTCGAATTATTTCAGAAATTGGTTGAAGGGTTCGACTTTTGCTATGCTTTGCTTCATGATTcacgttttttttatttcatggaTGTGTACAGCTGATGGCTCGGTCCAGAGGGACCCTAGAGTGCCTTAGGGTCGGTCGGAGTCGGTCAGTTTGGGCTGGAACGAGGCTAGGACTGAGCTGCATCCATTCGGCCATGGAGGCGCACAGATTAGGGTTACGGGTTCAGGGCTGCGGGGTCAGGGTTCCtggctgcatgggggctggggcCCGACtgggttaggtccgcccggacgtgggctacgtccgggcggcggcgctccggccaggggcggccggagccggccggcagcaggccaagatggcctgctgctcacggccgagaggcTAAGGGGAGAGGGGTTCGGGAATTAGGGTTCTGCAGTGAACCGGGTCGGGTTATGGGGTTTGGGTCGGATCGGTttggtagtgggtcgggtcagtgagttcgggtccgagtttggtgggccgggctcgagtattttatttttaaagtattttacaaaattatgtgtttttgagtccaataaattgaaataaaattatttggactcccaaataattttatttggtcttttaaaattttaattaagttagtccatcaattttatgggcttttgagcccataaaagttattgggccagtctttgggtttttgggcccattgggccagtttaagtgttattgggcttagtgtaattttaatgggctttattaatttaattgggcttagaataattatttgggcttaaagtttaagatattgggcttaagtatgttaatgggccagatttaagttaatgggcttgagtgttagggccagcagtccagaaccatccatgagaaaatttgcatgtgtcctgattatatatttaattatttttatgcatttgagttattttaatatttatatgttaataagaaattaaattaaatatatatgatggacacacattttattcaagtacatgcattcatgaaataatattttatgcatgatttaatgtttaagttgagcaataaaaatattttatgttggaagttgaagtagtgtgacaatttaagggggattcgtccccatatgattgaagggcagtttactgccaatttaagaggtgactcgtcaccggccacgtacgtaggtttccacgctgatcagtatttaatgtatgatttaaggttacactacggatacaaccatgctatgttagaaaataaattgctcaataatgttatgtattatgttatgtattatgtttatttaagtaagttatgttatgtaatttttaagcatgctcattcatgtatatgtatgtattagtattaaattggtttaaattattttaaacccttgttatgttagcatgttgggcctctaggctcactacactggtatggtgcaggtgagtacgttgaggatgacattgtacccaccggaggcgaggacgtatgagcatgcatgcagtggccccgtgaccgtgaaatattctgagtcgctatgcatgttaatatttttgtcagcatgatacatttttattattttcagtgattgagggtctagaatatttatttaatattttcagtgcatgcaaacttttatttacttatgcagtatatttttaattaatgtttgactcagatatttattatatttttaagaatgcatttttatttaagtatttaattgtttattcatattaaatatttttattctgtgcatatatgtatgggcatatatgtacatattttatttagtaagtataaaaaaaaaaaaaatttccgcatatttatttattatagagttagggtcgtttcagttggtatcaaagcacggttctcggaggggtcattactgctatgcgagctcagaaatccacgctaccggtctgtaagttttaaatgtttatagcatgatttaatttctagaatttaagttagccttaatttttaaacacttagttatgcaaggcgatttacgtaaataaatatgtggtggtgcagaatgcctcccagaccagtgaaccgacgtgggggacctccacctccacctccaccgccacctcagcagcaccccatgacagcactggagcaggccagtgccacgatgatggcgggtattactgccttgctggagcagcaggcagcccgtcccagactgtcccacgaggaggacgtcgccgagaggttccagaagaaggggcctaaggagttcttggggaccaccgatccgttggtggctgagggatggattcgctcacttgagtccatctttgactatatggggatcacagacgccgacagggtgagctgtgctacttacatgatgcgaggcgatgcagcctcaTGGTGGGAAGGTGCAGTacgaggagtccatctac comes from Henckelia pumila isolate YLH828 chromosome 4, ASM3356847v2, whole genome shotgun sequence and encodes:
- the LOC140865730 gene encoding uncharacterized protein, coding for MVFFQSSISAEQHIEMAKSVNSTDPCLKLRQINQFHKNKRISNATNQLNIPACEQSRSAIIDVVILIAVVGACGFLFYPYAQILARKGIELGEEVVDVVTEEIVHSPLLFGCLGLSILFSAMALVGIMVCTDRRCGKNGCRGLHNAPEFDIQIETEDCLKKPEYLEKAALNRGLFELHRDHHRELEAELKKMAPPNGRAVLVFRARCGCSVGRMEVPGPRKSRKVKK